A genome region from Drosophila simulans strain w501 chromosome 2R, Prin_Dsim_3.1, whole genome shotgun sequence includes the following:
- the LOC6735441 gene encoding atrophin-1 yields the protein MPSVNQFKANTLFTMSTKLVLFLCLALFGAMAMANPLEENLGQNTEVENSQELNSVEENDAEADPSTWRKLFGSEGSAGNLVVTFPQTTTTTTKKPKTTKRPYYPYPPKYPPYPPYPHYSPYPAPPYPYPGYYPPPPPPYPYPYPGHGGHGGHGGHGGHDGGHGGHDGGHGGHGGHHHHTTTTTTTTTTKKPNHPHYPPPPPYYPPFPYYPPPPPPPPLPPPNNDSDESIETPTKICKKFFGIGLVCT from the coding sequence ATGCCATCTGTCAATCAGTTCAAAGCGAACACCCTCTTCACCATGAGCACCAAACTGGTACTCTTCCTGTGCCTGGCGCTCTTCGgagccatggccatggccaatcCCCTAGAGGAGAATCTTGGGCAGAACACGGAGGTGGAGAACAGCCAGGAGCTGAACAGCGTCGAGGAGAACGACGCCGAGGCGGATCCGTCGACGTGGCGCAAGCTCTTCGGCAGCGAAGGCAGTGCGGGCAACCTGGTCGTCACCTTCCCCCAgaccaccactaccaccaccaaGAAGCCCAAGACGACCAAGCGGCCTTACTACCCGTACCCACCCAAGTACCCGCCCTACCCGCCTTATCCTCACTACTCACCGTACCCGGCTCCGCCGTACCCCTACCCCGGCTACTATCCACCTCCCCCACCACcgtatccatatccatatcccgGACATGGTGGACATGGTGGACACGGCGGACACGGCGGACATGATGGCGGACACGGCGGACATGATGGCGGTCACGGAGGACACGGAGGACATCATCACCACACGacgaccaccaccacaacgacCACCACTAAGaagcccaaccacccacactatccaccaccaccaccttaCTACCCGCCGTTCCCATACTAcccacccccaccaccaccaccaccactgccaccaccGAACAACGATTCCGATGAATCCATCGAGACTCCCACCAAGATCTGCAAGAAGTTCTTCGGCATTGGACTCGTCTGTACGTAG